The Macrobrachium rosenbergii isolate ZJJX-2024 chromosome 46, ASM4041242v1, whole genome shotgun sequence genome has a window encoding:
- the Tcs1 gene encoding threonylcarbamoyl-AMP synthase has protein sequence MRQFRPVLKTLRLMNSSAPAPVVNGICASNVINLNDGQSIDNHAKRAATALKSGHVISVPTDTIYGVAALAQNKAAIESIYEIKKRSTSKPLAICVSEVDDVYLWGEVTVPHSLLTSLLPGPVTVVFKRTPQLNSSLNPGTELVGIRIPDHKFIRTVVRYCGTPIALTSANVSSQESPLNIIEFQELWDQLHLVFNGGCLGKSSACREGSTVVDLSQPGLYRLIRRGSAYEQTVNILEKYDLCIVE, from the coding sequence ATGAGGCAGTTTAGACCTGTCTTGAAAACACTTAGACTTATGAATAGTTCAGCACCAGCACCGGTAGTGAATGGCATTTGTGCAAGCAATGTCATAAACCTGAATGATGGTCAGAGTATAGATAATCATGCCAAAAGAGCCGCTACTGCCTTGAAGTCTGGCCATGTCATATCTGTTCCAACTGACACCATTTATGGTGTTGCTGCACTTGCACAAAATAAGGCTGCTATTgaaagtatatatgaaataaagaaacgTAGTACATCCAAACCTTTGGCTATTTGTGTGTCTGAAGTAGATGATGTTTATTTGTGGGGTGAGGTGACTGTCCCTCATTCGTTACTTACATCCCTCTTACCTGGACCTGTAACCGTTGTTTTCAAGCGCACACCACAGCTGAACTCTTCACTGAATCCTGGGACAGAATTAGTTGGCATTCGTATCCCAGATCACAAGTTTATAAGGACAGTTGTAAGGTACTGTGGAACTCCTATAGCCCTTACAAGTGCAAACGTGAGTTCACAAGAAAGTCCTTTGAATATTATTGAATTTCAGGAACTATGGGATCAGTTACACTTGGTGTTTAATGGAGGATGTCTGGGAAAGAGCTCTGCATGCAGAGAAGGATCAACTGTGGTTGACCTTTCACAGCCAGGTTTATACAGACTTATTCGAAGAGGTAGTGCTTATGAACAGACTGTTAACATCCTTGAAAAATATGATCTATGCATAGTTGAATAG